From the genome of Lepidochelys kempii isolate rLepKem1 chromosome 17, rLepKem1.hap2, whole genome shotgun sequence, one region includes:
- the LOC140899507 gene encoding schlafen family member 13-like — MTMEESPLCVDWFTDYPDAVLKVGKVTFGEKSRKKMTDCNLRRKQVGNISRAACAFLNSGGGVIKAEVDNKDYNYEEHGIGQDIEKALTELTPSKMSRKYFDFEYMRENNCVLIFVKSWSSDGSSSPRICSLRTGLCQRSLTRTDSMSPTEAVQFLKEKEVSARRKRGEGTGPRAKKALLSDVQQEQNLYISAERFYQRDGLCFGEKLNFTESTHVEFKNFTTKNILKYMKEILPNYISAFANTQGGFLFIGVDDNGTVVGCRNDKVNISELKEVIEHVKGKLPISHFCSSLPGVNLECKMLEVYDKDQNLYGYVCAVRIQPFCCVVFSETPDSWTVKGNEIMRMTANEWTSLMMATDPEISNLCEAFRAELSVSCAPPLTKTVFSNKGLACLRDLQESLFPVNGNGITYKPDNLSKELFSEYPGLEDLMNEQMEELQYSQGLLIFARSWAVAVGLPENQHVVCDALLIAAGKYPTLYTVTEDYSMVGFEYSKHIACTLKKKLVNDGGYTQKVCVIPHLLHLGINRELNNDSHVQVKHPLSYVLLPNDMPDLLHSLVIILLSFRSFLSDMLGCEFFNLLTFKQYEILTMNLHKFKKLFIYGLPGTGKTVVALNIIERIKNVFHCKSDEILYICEYQPLTAIVKRRNICRPVTRVAFLKGNYQSVKHIVIDEAQNFRSEDGDWYSKAQCITQGHGHCEPGVLWIFLDYLQTSHPFPCGLPHPSEQYPQEWLTIGVRNATQIYNTMEQEMQNIVNYPQIDIPFERLRMLLNEAVCGHPLPGVCRVEENLEEEEIATYVVDTCRQYFRSGYSGKDIAILCNTMKEKDRYQCILQPKMRATMRNFKLDACFTTADNVLGHGIVLDSIRRFSGLERNIVFGINPVPVPTQNAISENLKLCVASRANLQLHLLYER; from the exons ATGACCATGGAGGAGAGCCCTCTCTGTGTTGATTGGTTCACAGACTATCCGGATGCGGTTTTAAAAGTGGGAAAAGTGACTTTTGGCGAGAAATCCAGGAAGAAGATGACAGATTGCAATCTGAGAAGGAAACAAGTTGGTAACATTTCCCGAGCGGCATGTGCATTTCTGAATTCAGGAGGAGGAGTGATAAAGGCAGAGGTTGATAATAAGGACTACAATTATGAAGAACATGGGATTGGACAGGATATAGAAAAAGCCCTTACAGAACTTACTCCATCTAAAATGTCTCGAAAATACTTTGATTTTGAATATATGCGGGAAAACAACTGTGTGTTAATTTTTGTGAAGTCATGGAGCAGTGACGGCTCATCTTCACCCCGTATTTGCAGCCTAAGGACAGGCTTGTGCCAAAGATCTCTGACTCGAACTGACAGCATGAGTCCTACTGAAGCAGTGCAATTTCTCAAAGAGAAGGAAGTTTCTGCCAGGAGAAAACGTGGTGAGGGGACAGGACCAAGAGCTAAGAAAGCTCTGCTAAGTGACGTTCagcaggaacaaaacctgtatATATCTGCTGAAAGATTTTATCAAAGAGATGGTCTCTGCTTTGGGGAGAAACTAAATTTCACGGAGTCGACGCATGTTGAATTTAAGAATTTTACAacaaagaacattttgaaatacatGAAAGAGATCCTGCCAAATTACATCTCTGCCTTTGCAAACACACAAGGAGGATTTTTATTTATTGGAGTGGATGATAACGGGACAGTTGTTGGATGTAGGAATGACAAAGTAAATATCAGTGAATTAAAAGAAGTAATAGAACATGTTAAGGGGAAATTACCCATTTCACATTTCTGCAGTTCTCTGCCTGGAGTGAACTTAGAATGCAAAATGCTGGAGGTGTATGACAAAGATCAAAACTTGTATGGTTATGTCTGTGCTGTGAGAATCCAGCCGttttgttgtgttgtgttttcGGAGACTCCGGACTCATGGACTGTGAAGGGCAATGAGATCATGAGGATGACAGCCAACGAATGGACATCCTTGATGATGGCAACTGACCCAG AGATTTCAAATTTGTGTGAAGCTTTCAGGGCTGAGCTGAGTGTGTCATGTGCACCCCCACTTACCAAAACAGTGTTTTCCAACAAAGGCCTCGCTTGTCTGCGTGATCTGCAAGAATCTCTATTTCCAG TAAATGGTAATGGGATAACATACAAACCAGACAACCTCAGCAAAGAGCTCTTCTCAGAGTATCCAGGGCTGGAGGATTTAATGAACGAGCAAATGGAAGAGCTGCAATATTCTCAGGGACTACTGATATTTGCAAGAAGCTGGGCTGTTGCTGTTGGATTGCCAGAGAATCAGCATGTTGTCTGTGATGCTCTCTTAATAGCCGCAGGCAAATACCCAACGCTGTACACCGTCACGGAGGATTATTCCATGGTTGGGTTTGAATATTCAAAACATATTGCTTGTACGTTAAAGAAGAAACTGGTAAATGATGGGGGATACACTCAGAAAGTGTGTGTGATTCCCCATCTCCTACACCTTGGAATCAACAGAGAGCTAAATAATGACTCACATGTACAAGTCAAGCATCCCCTTTCCTATGTCCTCTTGCCCAATGACATGCCAGACTTACTTCACTCACTTGTGATAATCTTGTTGAGTTTTAGATCCTTCTTAAGTGACATGCTTGGCTGTGAATTTTTCAACCTTCTCACCTTTAAACAGTATGAGATACTAACAATGAATCTTCACAAATTCAAGAAGCTGTTTATCTATGGCCTGCCAGGAACGGGGAAGACAGTTGTGGCCCTGAATATCATAGAGAGGATAAAGAACGTGTTCCACTGCAAATCTGATGAGATTCTGTACATTTGTGAGTACCAGCCTCTGACAGCAATTGTGAA AAGGAGAAACATTTGCCGGCCTGTGACCCGAGTTGCCTTCTTAAAGGGGAATTATCAATCAGTGAAGCACATAGTAATTGATGAGGCCCAGAATTTCCGGTCAGAGGATGGCGATTGGTACAGCAAAGCTCAGTGCATCACCCAAGGACATGGTCATTGCGAACCTGGTGTTCTCTGGATCTTCTTGGACTATTTACAAACAAGTCACCCATTTCCATGCGGTCTTCCACATCCATCAGAACAATATCCTCAGGAGTGGTTAACTATAGGGGTCCGGAATGCCACCCAGATATACAATACCATGGAACAAGAGATGCAAAATATTGTAAACTATCCACAAATTGATATTCCTTTTGAGCGGTTAAGAATGCTGCTCAATGAAGCTGTATGTGGCCATCCCCTGCCAGGTGTTTGTAGGGTAGAAGAAAacttggaggaggaggaaatagcGACATATGTGGTTGATACCTGTCGCCAATATTTCCGAAGTGGTTACTCCGGGAAAGACATTGCTATCCTGTGCAACACAATGAAAGAGAAGGATAGGTATCAGTGCATATTACAACCCAAAATGAGAGCGACGATGAGAAATTTCAAACTGGACGCATGTTTCACAACGGCAGACAATGTGCTGGGTCATGGCATTGTTCTCGACAGCATCCGCCGCTTTTCTGGCCTGGAGAGAAACATCGTATTTGGGATCAACCCAGTCCCTGTCCCTACACAGAATGCGATTTCCGAAAATCTTAAACTCTGTGTGGCATCCAGAGCTAATTTACAACTTCATTTGCTGTATGAAAGGTAA